In Chlorobiota bacterium, the sequence GAAGGCCCGCAAGTTGGCCGAGCGCGAAGGGGTGGAAATCCGCACCTACCAGATCATCTACGACACCGTCAACGAGGTCCGCGCCGCGTTGGAGGGGATGCTGAAACCGGAGTTCAAGGAAGTGGTGACGGCCACCGTGGAGGTCCGCGACATCTTCAAAATCTCCCGCGTTGGAACCATTGCCGGATGCTACGTGCAGGATGGCAAGATTATCCGAAGCGACAAAGTGCGATTGCTGCGCGATGGGCTGGAGGTCTTCGCCGGAACCATCTCATCGCTACGCCGCCTGAAAGATGACGTTCGCGAAGTGGAGCAAGGCTACGAGTGTGGCATCACCCTTGATGGCATGAACGACATCAAGCAAGGCGACGTGATCGAAGCATTCAAGATGGTGGAAGTCAAACGGAAATTGGAAACTGCCGGAACGGCATAATCCCCAAATCAAAAAAACAATCCGACCAGGCGGAAAGCGCTGCCGCCTGGTCGGATTTGTTCAGAACCGGATGCTGCTCCTTGCCAAGCATGGCTCCCCGCACTGCGGCATCACCATTCGCAATTGAACCAACTTCCCCAAGACGATAACCGATTCCCGATGTCAATACGCACCGAACGTGTTGGAGCAATGCTCCGCGAGGCACTGGCCACAGTCTTCCAACGGAACCTTCCGGAATATCTGGACGGCATGATTACCGTGGTATCGGTGAAGATGACCCCGGACCTTTCAATCGCCAAAGTCTATGTCAGCATCTACCGCAACACCACCGACCCTGATGTGCTGGTGAAGCGGATGAACACACATATGCCGGAGTTCCGGAAAAAACTGACCGGGCTGGTAAGCATGAAAGCTATCCCCGAACTCCGTTTTTACCGCGACGATACGTTCGAGGCGGTTGAGCGAATCACCGAGTTGCTGAACTCCGTCCGCCCAGCATCGAATGGTGCATCAAGTGCCCCGGCTTCCCAGAATAACCCGGACGAACCCACCCCGTGAGCGAATCTTTCAAGAACGCTGCGGCTGCCGAACCAACGCCACCACCGTTTGGCGTTCCGATTATCGCCCGCGCAACCGCCGCGCTGCTGAACGAACGGGAGGCATGGGAGGCCACCGGAGCGATTGTGCTGATTGACAAACCGGCAACGTGGACCTCGTTCGACGTGGTGGCAAAAACCCGTGGGATGCTGAACATCAAGAAGGTGGGCCACACCGGCACGCTGGACCCAATGGCCACCGGATTGCTGGCAATCTGTGTGGGGAAAGCCACGCGCCTTGCCGACCAGATTCAAGCCGAGGAGAAAGAGTACACCGGCGCAATCCTGTTTGGCGCAGAAACCGACACCGACGATGCCGAGGGGATGGTGACGCAGACCAGCCCCACCGCCCACCTAACCGAGGCGTTGGTCCGCGAAGGTGCCGAACGGATGATTGGCCAGCAGCTTCAATCGCCGCCAAGCTACTCGGCGCGGAAAATCGGCGGGCAGCGGATGTACAAGCTGGCGCGAAAAGGGGTTGCGGTGGAGGCCCCACCCCGCAGCATCACCGTGCGGGAGTTCCAGATTACCGGGGTGAATCTTCCTGAAGTTGAGTTCCGCATCGTCTGCTCCAAAGGGACCTACATCCGTGCGTTGGCACGGGACTTGGGGCGGGGGTTGGAATCGGGCGCGCATCTGACCGCGCTGCGCCGCACCAGAAGCGGCAACTTCCACGTTGAGGATGCCTTGACGATGGAGGAACTGAGGAACCTTTTGGCGGACACCAAGCCGCAAAGCCCCCAGGAATAGCCCGCATTGCTCTTACCGTTTTGTGATGACAGCATGACCGTTTACCGTTCGCTTGCCGAAATACCGCACAACCCTTTGAGCGTCCTCACGATTGGGACGTTCGACGGGGTCCACCGTGGGCATCAACAGGTGATTGGGGCATTGACCCAAGCGGCAAAGGAGCGTGGCGGGCGCAGCGTGGTCATCACGTTCGACCCGCACCCGCAGGAGGTGATCCGCCGGCATGGGACCACGGTGGACATCTTGACAACGATCGAGGAACGCCAGGAGCAATTCCGCCGCTTGGGGGTGGATGCGGTGGTGGTGATCCCATTCACGCGGGAGTTCGCGGCCACACCGTGGGAGGAATTTGTGGAGCAGTTAGAATCGCAGATTGGCATTGCCCACATGATTGTTGGCCACGATCACGCATTTGGAAAGGATCGCAAAGGGAATGCGGAATCGCTGCGGGGATATGGCGCGGAACATGGGTTCGGGGTGACGGAGATTGGCCCGCTGGTGGTTGCCGGGGAAACGATCAGCTCCACAAAAATCCGGCGCGCATTGGCCGAGGGGGATTTGGGAAAAGCCGCGGAGTATCTGGGGCGCAACTACTCCCTTTCCGGTACGGTTGTCCGGGGCGACGGGCGGGGGCGGAAGCTGGGAATCCCCACAGCGAACATCAGCCCAATCAACCCCAACAAACTGATCCCGGCCAACGGAGTGTACTGCGTTCGGATGGAGGTTGGCGGCGTGTGGCATCGCGGCATGGGGAACATTGGGGTGCGGCCAACATTCACCGATGCCACCCAGCGAACGATTGAGGTGAACCTGTTCAACTTCGCTGAAGAGATTTATAACCAAATTGTGACGGTCGAATTATGTAAGTTTGCCCGCTCTGAACAAAAGTTCAGTTCGGTAGATGAGTTCTTACAGCAGTTGGAGCGCGACCGCGCAACCTGCCAAGCAGCGGCCTGAGGCCGATCAACAACGCTTCGGTATCAACCCGGGCAGAACGTAGCAAGAGTTCAACAACAACATAGATCTAACAATTCAAACGACGTAGCAACCATGCCTTTGACCAAAGAGCGCACCGCCGAGATCGTAGCGAAATACGGCGACCATGCCGGCGATTCCGGCAAACCAGAAGTTCAGATTGCTTTGCTGACCGCACGCATCTCCGGCTTGAACCCCCATTTCGAGAAGAACCGCAAGGACAAACACTCCCTGCGTGGGCTGATGAAAATGGTGGGCAAGCGCCGCTCGCTGCTGGACTATCTGATGAAAGTTGACATCAACCGCTACCGCGCAATCATTGCCGAGTTAGGCATCCGCCGGTAATCCAGCCGGGCAGAGTCTGCAAGATCAATGCACACAAATAGGGTGGTGTCCCAAAAGAGGAACCACCCTTGTGCGCTTTTCAGGGGAAGCTATTGTGGGGCCGATCCCAAACGGCCATTCCCCGCCAGCACGCTTGCTGCACCGCCGCCCAAAAGGCTGAATCGTGTAGAACGCATAACACAACCAACACATACGTACCGACTGCGGTGATGAGTGCCGCAGACCCATTTTCTCTTTCTGGATGTTGCCATGATGAAATCTGTCGAGATCGAGTTCGGGGGGAAAAACTTCTCCCTTGAGACGGGCCGCTTTGCCAAACTTGCCAACGGGGCCGTAATGGCCCGCTACGGCGACACGATGGTGCTGGCCGTTGCCGTTGCTGCGGGAACCCCCCGCGAAGGAATTGACTTCCTGCCGTTGCAGGTGGAGTTCCGCGAGAAATTCGCCGCTGCCGGAAAAGTGCCGGGTGGGTTCTTCAAACGGGAAGCCCGGCCCAGCGAAAAGGAAATTTTAAGCGCACGCCTGATTGACCGCCCCATCCGCCCGATGTTCACCAAAGGGTGGACCTACGAAACACAGGTGATCTGCACCGTCTATTCGTTCGACCAAGAGAACGATTCCGATGTGGTGGCCGCCGTGGGCGCAAGCTGCGCGCTGATGCTTACCGGAATGCCGTTCAACGGCCCGGTCAGCAACGTCCGCGTGGGCTATGTGGATGGTGAGTTCATCATCAATCCCACCTTTGCCCAACTTGAAAACTCCATGATGGACATCACCCTTTCCGGGACCGATTCCTCCATCGTCATGGTGGAAGGGGAATGCCAGGAGATTAGCGAGGACCTGTTCGTCCAGGCGTTGGAGTTCGGCCACGAGCATATCCGCCAGCTGAACGACTTGCAGCGGCAGCTTGTTGCCCAATGCGAAGTCACCCCGCTGCCAATGCCGGAGAAAACAACCTTTGCCGACGTTGAAGAATTTATCCGCACACGCTCCACCACCACTCTGGAAACGTTCGCCCGCGAGGCCACCAGCAAGGAAGGCCGCCAAGAACGCTACCGCACCCTGCGCCAAGAAGTCGCCGAAGCCGTCGCCGCGCAGTTCAGCGGCGAAGACTATGCCGGATTGGAGGTGGATAAAATCGTTGGAAGCGTCCTGCACGATCTGGAGTCGGAGGTGATGCGGGAGATGATCCTGACCGACGGCAAGCGGCTGGACGGGCGCGCCACCAACGAAATCCGTGGCATCACCTGCGAGATTGACATCCTTCCGCGCGCCCACGGGTCGGCACTGTTCACACGCGGCGAAACCCAATCGCTCACCTCGATGACGCTTGGCACCAAGAACGACCGCCAGCTGATTGATGGACTGCTCCCCAAGTATGAAAAGCGGTTCATGCTCCACTACAACTTCCCCCCCTTCAGCACCGGCGAAACGGGACGGTTCGGCAGCACCTCGCGCCGCGAAATCGGCCACGGCAACCTTGCCGAACGCGCGCTGAAAGTGATGCTCCCTGAGGAAACCGAATTCCCCTACACCATCCGCATCGTCTCCGACATTTTGGAGTCGAACGGCTCCTCCTCGATGGCCACCGTCTGCGCCGGAACGTTATCGCTGATGGCCGGCGGCGTGCCGATCAAGAAGCCAGTTGCTGGCATTGCCATGGGGCTGATTAAAGATGAGAACAGCGACCGCGTGGCGATCCTTTCCGACATTTTGGGGGATGAGGACCACCTGGGCGACATGGACTTCAAAGTGACCGGAACCGCCGACGGCATCACCGCCTGCCAGATGGATATCAAGATTCAAGGAATCTCCCTTGAGGTGATGCGTGGCGCGCTGGACCAAGCCCGCGATGGCCGCCTGCACATCCTGGGGAAGATGACCGAGGCGATTAGCGAAGTCCGCGAGGACCTGTCGCCATTTGCGCCACGGCTTACCACCATCCAAATTCCTGTGGAGATGATCGGCGCGGTGATTGGAAGCGGCGGCGAGACGATCCGCGGAATCGTGGCCGAGTCTGGGGCCGAGATCAGCATCGAGGAAGATGGAACCGTGGTGATTGCCGCCGTCAGTGGCGAGTCATCGCAGAAGGCGGTGGAGATGATCCGCGCCTTGACCGAGCAGCCGGAGCCGGGGAAGGTCTATCGCGGAAAGGTGACCCAGGTTCGCGAAGGCTTGGGGGCAATCATCGAGTTCTTGCCGCGCAAAACCGGGCTGCTCCATATCTCCCAAATTGACCATCACCGCGTGGAGAATGTGGAAGATGTCCTTTCCGTTGGCGACCGCGTGGAGGTGAAGCTGGTGGAGATTCAGGACGACGGGAAGTTCCGCCTAAGCCGCAAAGCATTGCTGCCGCGGCCAGAGGGAATGGAAGAAGAGCAACCACGCGAGCGGAGCGAACGCCGCGACGGCGACCGTGGTGGTCGCGGTGGCGACCGCGGTGGATACCGTGGCGGCAACCGTGATGATCGCGGCAACCGCGGCGGCGACCGTGGCGACCGCCGCCGATAAACCGCAGGCAAACCCAAACCATGAAACGCAGAACGCCCGGCAGCAATGTTGCCGGGCGTTCTGTTTTTGTGATGCCGGAACACTTTAGTTTGGTGTGATACCATCCCGCGCCCTTGTCCCATTGGTCTGCGTTTTTTTTATCACCCTCCTTTATTCCCGTGCTCCATTGCTTTGTTTTCTGGGGGAAGGGAACTAAGTTCCCCGAAGGCTGCGTTGTGGTAACGCCGTCGGCTTGCATAGGCAGCAGCCGAAGGAGAACGGAGCCAAGACACTCATTCAGGAGGCATCATCATGCTACAAGAAAAGTACCAATCGCTCCTTGACTTAGGGGTTGAACTGAACGTACAGAACGGTAATTGGAAGGAGGAAGGGGGGAAACTGCGCATCAGCGGAACCGCTGCGTACCAGTACGACAAGGACCGTTTGTGGGATAAGATTAAAACCTACGAGAACTGGGAGAACGAAGTGGAGGCGGACATCGCCGTGGCGAACACGGATCTGTACGGTGTGTATGTTGTCCGCCCGGGCGACACACTCTCCAAACTCTCGAAAGCCCATTACGGCGATCCCAATCGCTACATGGAGATTTTCAACGCCAACACCGACCAGCTTTCCGACCCCGATGTGATCCGCGTTGGGCAGCAACTGAAAATCCCCAGCAAGTAGCCGTTCTGGGGCGGGCGCACTACCTGCGGGGCAACGCTCCTTGCTTTTCACATCTATCCATTCCCATCTATGCCAGAATCGGTTATCAGCATTGCGCTTGGCTTGGGGCTTAGCGCGGCGTGTGGCTTCCGGGTGTTTCTGCCGCTGCTGGCCATGAGCATTGCTGCGGCCACGGGGCAGCTATCGTTGGGGAGCGGTTTTGCGTGGGTGGGAACCACGCCAGCGCTTATTGCGTTGGCAACAGCAACCGCTGCCGAGGTGCTGGCCTACTACATCCCGTGGTTTGATAACCTTCTGGACACCATCGCAACCCCGGCGGCAATGGTTGCCGGGGTGGTGGCTTCTGCCGGGGCAATGGTGGATCTGCCCGAATTTATCCGGTGGGGATTGGCCGTGGTGGCCGGGGGCGGGGCGGCAACCGTGGTGCAGGGAACCACCGTGGCGTTGCGGGCAAAATCATCGGCAACAACGGCGGGGGTGGGGAATCCGTTCCTTGCCACTGCCGAGCTTGCCGGGGCCGTCACCATTTCAACAATGGCACTGATTGTTCCGGTGGTGACGCTGCTTCTGGTGGTTCTTCTTATCGTGCTTCTTATCCGTGCTGCTGGCCGATTGCTCTTCCGCCGGAAACCAGCAACAGAGGTCAACAGCATATCACACAACACCATTCGGAGGTAAACAATGTGGATTCTCTGGACGATCATCATCGGCTTGGTTGCCGGTTCGGTCGCAAAGCTCATCATGCCGGGGAAGGACCCGGGTGGCATTGTCGTCACCATCCTTCTGGGCATTGCGGGATCGGTGGCGGCAACATTCTTGGGAAGATTGCTGGGGCTGTACCCAGAAGGCGATTCTGCCGGGTTCATTGCCTCTATCCTTGGGGCATTGCTGCTGCTGTGGATCTATCGGCTGGTTAAGGGGAAGAGCGCGCAAACCACGGCGTAGCAAGGCTTCCCCTCCCAAAAAAAGATCGGTGCCGGAACATCACAGGTTCCGGCACCGATCTCCTTTTTGCGAACTATTCGATTCCCCGCTCCGCGTCCCGTTCCATCACCTCAACAACCTCTGCTCCTTCTCCTGCGGTGTTTTCTGGATGGACTCTATCACCTCCGCTTCTTCAATCTTGGCCTGCTTCCTCCCTTGCCATCTTCCCCCAAGCAAAAGCCGGCGAACTCCAAGCCCAAGCAGCAGCACGCCGCCAGCCACCAACGCCACCCCCGCCACCGAAAGCAACAACAGCAGCAGCAGAACCACCACCACAACCACCACCGCCCCCATCACCATCCGAGCAATGGGGTTGCGTACGTTGCGCCCGTTGAAATTGACCTGCATCATGGCAGAGAATTGGACCCGGAGAGTACAAAGATTGCTACGCCATCACTTCGCGAGCCAGCACCATGTCGGCCCCCTGGGCATCGAAGCCGAAGCCAACATCGGCAATGCCGCAGGCGTGGTAGATGCGGGCCAGGGTGCGGCGCATATCCAACGTGTCGGTCTCTATCCACTCAATCAACGTCTCGTCCAGCATCCGCAGGAACCGGCGGTCGGCAAGCTCGTCAAGCTGCTGGGCGTAGCGAACCATGCTGGCGCGAAGCTCTGCCGGGGCGTAGATCAGCATGTACGGGCGGGCAACATCCAACCCGGCCAGAAGCGAACGCTCGGCCCTGCGGCGCATCCGCAGTCGGGCAAGGTCAATCGAAAGAAGGTCATGGCTTTGGGCCGTGTCCAACTGGCTGTAGAACTCGCTGGGCTGGAACCCCATGTCCAAAAAGAGTGGGAACATCTTGTGGTGCGCCAACTCATTGTAGAAAAAGTTCACCGTATCCATCTCAATCTGCCGAGCGGTAAACGCGGTTGGGCGGATCAAGCCATCCAAGCGGAGTTTTAGATGGAGGAGTTCGTGGGTGAAACTGGCAACCGGATGCTCGGTTGGGACCATCGCAATGGTGGCCGTGCCCTCGCCGAACTGGGACCCCCAGTAGGGAATGGTGCTGGTTTCCAGCCGCAGCGGAAGCCGGGCGTTTACTTCGTTGTACAGTGCGCGATTGCGGTCGTCCACTAACTGGTCAATCGTGTATGGCATGGTCAAAACGGGAAAGTGCTAAAGGCCACGGAACAAGGGTCGCAAGATACACCGCGCCACGGCGTTGGTGATGTATCAAAAAAACTGAAATGATGGAGCAACAAGTCTTTCAAGAATCCATGTGCGCGGCTCCCCCTCTTGGGAGGCTTCGGGGGGGAGGTGAGAATTGGGGTAGTCGCCCCGACCTCTGTCGGGACGTGGGGACGCTCGCGAACCGGGCGTTGCTTTCCGAATCTCAGGATCAGAAACTTCCCGTGCCATCGCAACCGCCGCGTGTTCGGTGGTTGCCCCGAACCTACTCGGCAGGCTAAAGACCTGCCGCTACCTCGACAGAGGTCGGGGCCGCTATCCTCGGCTCCACGCGAACTTGAATCCCATGCTTCGGGCGGAGGGTGATGCTGGGGAAGTAGTCAATCTGCTGATTCGGGGCCAGCGCTATCCGGAACCTTCGCGCCACGGCGGCAAGGATCAGCACGGCCTCCATTTTCGCGAACTCATCGCCGATGCAGCGGCGCGGCCCGCCACCAAATGGGAAGTAGGCAAACTTCGGCAGCTGCCGCGCAAGGTCCCCCTGCCAACGCTCCGGTAAAAAATCGTCCGGGCGTGCGTACCAGCGCGGGTCGCGGTGGATCACCCACTGGCTTGCCACCACCTGCATCCCTTTGGGGATGTGATAGCCGCCAATCGTGCAATCCTCCAACGCCTGCCGACCCACGCGCCACGCCGGCGGATACAGCCGCATAGATTCTTTCACCACCATCTCGGTCCACGGAAGGTTCGGAATGTCGGCAAAGGTTGGTGGGCGGCTGCCAAGCACGCGGTCCAGCTCCTTGTGAAGCCGCGCTTCCGCTTCCGGGTGGTTGGCCAGCAGCATCCAGGTCCAGCTTAAAGCGATTGCCGTGGTCTCATGCCCAGCCAAAAACAGGGTGATGACCTCATCGTGAAGTTGCTGGTCGGTCATCTGGCTGCCGTCGGTGTCCTGAGCGTGAAGCAGCATCGAAAGAAGATCATCACCTTCCGCCTGGCTTTTGCGCCGGGCTTCAATCATGCCGTAGATGATCGCATCCAGCTCCCGCTGCCGTTGCCGAAATCGGATGTTCCTGGGGAGCGGAAACTGGTCGAACAGCCGCATCAAACTCAGCCGTTCGGTGAACCGCTGCATCGCCAAATCAAGCGCCCGCCCAACCGCCTCCGTTTGCCCCGAGACATCGGCGCCGAACAGTGCGCGGGCAACAACCTGCAAGGTCAGCCCCATCATCTCCTCGTGGATATCCATTGCTTGGCCGCTGCGCCAGCGGTCGGTCATCTGGTCGCTGAAGGTGGCCATCAGTTCGGCATAGCCGGCAATGCGGTCGCGGTGGAAAGCGGGTTGGGCAAGGCGGCGTTGGCGCAGCCAGAACTCACCATCGCTGGTCAGCAATCCATTCCCCAGCACCTGGGCCGCCTGCTTCAGCAACAGCGGTTTGATGAACTTCCGGTTCTGCGTCACCAGCACCTCCTCCACAAGGTCGGGGTGGCTAAGCAAGCAGGCTTGCAGGTGGGCAATCTTCACCTGGACGGCATCGCCGTGGGTCCGCGCCAGCTCGGCCATAAACTGAAGCGGGCGGCGGCGCATCTGCGGCAGCATCCCCACCAACGGCCGCCCTTTCGGACCGCGAGGCAGGGGGCGGGATTGAGTAGTGGAATTAGGCATAAGAGAGTTCACAACATGGTGTGGAAATATAAGACCTGCCAGATCACGGCGTGCTACCCCCCTGCCCAGTATCTATCACCACCAATAAAAAACACCAAACCTCCCTCAGCATTTCGCTGAAGAAGGCTTGGCGTTGTTAGAAAGGGGATTCTTTGCGGGCCACCTTTTGCCTGGTTCTCTTGCAGGAGTTCAATCCAACAGGTGTTGCTCCTTCCCTCCCTCTCTTCCCCTTCCTTTCTTTCCATCCCTTCCACTCCTTACTTCACCACTTGCACAGCTCCTGTCTCGATGGTTGTTCCCACCCGCAGTGTGTAGCGGTACGTTCCGCTTGGCAGGTCCGATAGGTCAAGCCCCACAACGTGCGTTCCGGCACTCAGGTTTTGGTTGTTGATTGGGCGTGAGATTTCGCGCCCGGCTGCGTCGCTTAGCACCATCGTCACGTTGTCGGCACTGCGTGGCAACGCAAACTCGATGGTTGCTTCGCCGCTGGTGGGGTTCGGGTAGGCCGTGCGGAGCAGCGTTGTGTGTGCGTCGTCGCCGGTTGCCTCAATCCCCGATGTTGCGCCCCCTTGCAAGCTCAACTCACCATTGCTGATCACCGCCCCATCGGCGTTGTAGGTGGTGAACCGGATGGTTGCACCCTCGGCAACGTTCGCAAGCGTCAGGTAGATCGGCTTGTGCGATTCGCCGCTGGCAAGCTCCTCGCCACTGGTCATCGTCTCGGCCACGAAGTTCCGTCCATCGTTGGTGCCAAAGCTGAGCGTGGCGTGCGTTGGGTTGGCGGTTGGGCCAACAGCCACAATCTCCGCACCCTCCACCGACTCGATCACCACCCGTGCGATTGGCTCCTTGGAACCGTTGGCATTGGTAAGGTGGATGGCGTAGGTCTTCAGGTCGCTAAGGCCAACCGATGCCGATTCCACAACGTCCCCACCGCTTAGCTGGCCACGGCGCAAGGTGAGGTCAATCTCTTCTTGCAAGGTGTCTTCTGGGCTGTCGGCCAGCACGTAGTGGAACGTCACCCGGTGCGGCGCGCTGGTTGCGCCGTTCAAGTTGGCGTAGTCCATCGTGAACGCTGCGGTCTGGCCCGGGGTTGCCACAAAGTTGAAGCGTTGCGTGCCGTCGAACTCTTGCGTTCCAACAATGCTCCGTTCCGTTTCGGTTGCGCTGCTGATCGTCAGGTCGTTCGCCGAAATGCTGATTCCGGTGTACGTGATTCCGCCAAGTTCGGCCGGGGCCTGCGGGAAGTTGATGTTCAACGATCCGCTGTTGTCGCCGGTAAGCTGGCCGGCCACGGTGGGCTGGTTGCTTCCCAAGAAGCTGCTGCTGTTTTTCTGATTGCTTAGGCCGTGGGTCAATGTTGGGTCGGCAATAATCCATCCGTAGCGTGTCCGCTTGAAGCAGATCACCGTGTCGCACGTGACGCAGTTGATGTCGGTGTAGCGAACCCGAACGCAGTAGCTGATAACGTCGCGACGTTGGTACCACGGCTTGGCCGGGAAACGCAAGCGGAACTGGAACGGCGTTGGGACCCCAAGGTTCGTGTACGGGCTGTTCACCCAAAGGAACTCGTGCATGAAGGGGATGGTCCCGCCAACAAAGTTGATATGGTTGCCCGGGTTGATGAACTGCCCAACCACCGGCACACCGTTGATGCGAGCGTCAACCAACGTTGCCGAGACTTTCACGATTGGAGCCGGCCCTGCGGCAAGGAATCCGTTGATGGTTGCAAAACCGTTTGCCGATGCCGAGCTTGAAAGCTTCCAGAATTTTTTCTGGAACTCGTTGCAGCAATCAGGGATTGGGATTTCGCACTGCGGCACTTTAATCTGGAACGAGTCGCGGCAGCAGTACTGGCGCGTTTTGTCGCACAGCGTAGCGTAGATGGTCAGCGGTCCTGGCGTTGCGCCGGTGAAGTTGACGGCAACGCTGGTTGAGCCACCAATCGGGAGCGCGCTTAGGTTCACTGGGTTCGGCACAAAGGTCACGCCCGATGCGTTCAGCGTAAGCCATTCGGCGTTTGGCGCAATGCCCAAGTTGGTCACGGTCAGCCAAGCAACGTATTGCTGCGTTCCGGTTGCTGGGTCGGTGATGCATTTCACGGAGTCGGCTTCCACAATGGCGCAGCGTTGCGGCGGGCACTCGGGCAGCTTGATGCTGATGGTGTCCTCGCAGCATTGCACCGTGCCGTCGGCACTTGGGCAGCAAATCTTGATTGCGAAGGTGACGGTTGCGCCAGCCACTGCGCCGGGGCCATGCAGGGTAAGCGATTGCGGCGTGAAGGAGTTGGTGACGCTGAAGCTGCCTGGGAAGAAGCTGACCCCCGCAGGGCTAACCACCGACACGCTGGCCGATTGCGTTGCCGAGCAGTTCCGCAGGCTACGGATGTAGAAGGACCAGGAGTAGGCGGGGATGGTGCTTCCTTGAATCGTGGTGCATTTCACCTGCTGCTCAGTAATCTGGAAGCATGGTTCCGATGGCTTGGGGCAGTTGCCAAAATCAATGTGGTTGACAACTTGGCCGTTGGCAACGGTGATGGTGTAGTTGTTGGGAACCGGATAGGTTTGGGTGTAGCCCGATTGCTGGATTTCGCTGACGGTGTAGCTGCCCGGGGGAAGGCCGTTCAGGTAGTAGTTGCCAAACACGTCGGTGACGGCGGTGTAGGTGTTGGTGCCGTTGGTGGCGGTAATCGTCCATCCTGGAAGCCCTTGTTCGCCGGCATCCCACTTGCCATTGCAGTTTTTGTCCAAGAACTTGGTTCCGATAATGCTCCCTTTCTCCAAGCAGCAGTTTGGATTGGTTAATCCCACCGAGAAGCCGGGGGCGGTGATGTAGCCGGAAAGATCAAACCCCATTGCCACGCTGCTGGTGTTCAGCACCTCCACACGAAGAACGTTTTTGTACGTGGTGATTGGAACGGAGACGTTGATGATGGCTTTGTTGCCACACAGGAACCCGTAGCTGGGGGCCGATGTCCCAATCTGCACGCCGTTGAAATAGACCCGTGCGTAGTCGTCGGCGAACAGTTCCAGATGAACCTGGGCTTTCTGAACTTCCGGCGAGATGCAGAGGGTGTCGTCAAAAATGTAGGTTCCGTTGGCATCGTTGCTGGCCGATGGGTAGGAGCTAAGCCATTGGGAGTTCGCCAGCGGGTTGCACCATGACGAGTACTTGGTGATAACCGATGCAGGGCGCGGTTCGGTGGTGCTGGCCGATGGGTCCGAGACCACGG encodes:
- a CDS encoding GlsB/YeaQ/YmgE family stress response membrane protein gives rise to the protein MWILWTIIIGLVAGSVAKLIMPGKDPGGIVVTILLGIAGSVAATFLGRLLGLYPEGDSAGFIASILGALLLLWIYRLVKGKSAQTTA
- the rpsO gene encoding 30S ribosomal protein S15, whose translation is MPLTKERTAEIVAKYGDHAGDSGKPEVQIALLTARISGLNPHFEKNRKDKHSLRGLMKMVGKRRSLLDYLMKVDINRYRAIIAELGIRR
- the rbfA gene encoding 30S ribosome-binding factor RbfA; translated protein: MSIRTERVGAMLREALATVFQRNLPEYLDGMITVVSVKMTPDLSIAKVYVSIYRNTTDPDVLVKRMNTHMPEFRKKLTGLVSMKAIPELRFYRDDTFEAVERITELLNSVRPASNGASSAPASQNNPDEPTP
- the truB gene encoding tRNA pseudouridine(55) synthase TruB, with the protein product MNEREAWEATGAIVLIDKPATWTSFDVVAKTRGMLNIKKVGHTGTLDPMATGLLAICVGKATRLADQIQAEEKEYTGAILFGAETDTDDAEGMVTQTSPTAHLTEALVREGAERMIGQQLQSPPSYSARKIGGQRMYKLARKGVAVEAPPRSITVREFQITGVNLPEVEFRIVCSKGTYIRALARDLGRGLESGAHLTALRRTRSGNFHVEDALTMEELRNLLADTKPQSPQE
- a CDS encoding bifunctional riboflavin kinase/FAD synthetase; translated protein: MTVYRSLAEIPHNPLSVLTIGTFDGVHRGHQQVIGALTQAAKERGGRSVVITFDPHPQEVIRRHGTTVDILTTIEERQEQFRRLGVDAVVVIPFTREFAATPWEEFVEQLESQIGIAHMIVGHDHAFGKDRKGNAESLRGYGAEHGFGVTEIGPLVVAGETISSTKIRRALAEGDLGKAAEYLGRNYSLSGTVVRGDGRGRKLGIPTANISPINPNKLIPANGVYCVRMEVGGVWHRGMGNIGVRPTFTDATQRTIEVNLFNFAEEIYNQIVTVELCKFARSEQKFSSVDEFLQQLERDRATCQAAA
- a CDS encoding LysM peptidoglycan-binding domain-containing protein, with protein sequence MMLQEKYQSLLDLGVELNVQNGNWKEEGGKLRISGTAAYQYDKDRLWDKIKTYENWENEVEADIAVANTDLYGVYVVRPGDTLSKLSKAHYGDPNRYMEIFNANTDQLSDPDVIRVGQQLKIPSK
- a CDS encoding polyribonucleotide nucleotidyltransferase, which produces MMKSVEIEFGGKNFSLETGRFAKLANGAVMARYGDTMVLAVAVAAGTPREGIDFLPLQVEFREKFAAAGKVPGGFFKREARPSEKEILSARLIDRPIRPMFTKGWTYETQVICTVYSFDQENDSDVVAAVGASCALMLTGMPFNGPVSNVRVGYVDGEFIINPTFAQLENSMMDITLSGTDSSIVMVEGECQEISEDLFVQALEFGHEHIRQLNDLQRQLVAQCEVTPLPMPEKTTFADVEEFIRTRSTTTLETFAREATSKEGRQERYRTLRQEVAEAVAAQFSGEDYAGLEVDKIVGSVLHDLESEVMREMILTDGKRLDGRATNEIRGITCEIDILPRAHGSALFTRGETQSLTSMTLGTKNDRQLIDGLLPKYEKRFMLHYNFPPFSTGETGRFGSTSRREIGHGNLAERALKVMLPEETEFPYTIRIVSDILESNGSSSMATVCAGTLSLMAGGVPIKKPVAGIAMGLIKDENSDRVAILSDILGDEDHLGDMDFKVTGTADGITACQMDIKIQGISLEVMRGALDQARDGRLHILGKMTEAISEVREDLSPFAPRLTTIQIPVEMIGAVIGSGGETIRGIVAESGAEISIEEDGTVVIAAVSGESSQKAVEMIRALTEQPEPGKVYRGKVTQVREGLGAIIEFLPRKTGLLHISQIDHHRVENVEDVLSVGDRVEVKLVEIQDDGKFRLSRKALLPRPEGMEEEQPRERSERRDGDRGGRGGDRGGYRGGNRDDRGNRGGDRGDRRR
- a CDS encoding DUF4126 domain-containing protein translates to MPESVISIALGLGLSAACGFRVFLPLLAMSIAAATGQLSLGSGFAWVGTTPALIALATATAAEVLAYYIPWFDNLLDTIATPAAMVAGVVASAGAMVDLPEFIRWGLAVVAGGGAATVVQGTTVALRAKSSATTAGVGNPFLATAELAGAVTISTMALIVPVVTLLLVVLLIVLLIRAAGRLLFRRKPATEVNSISHNTIRR